The following are encoded together in the Flavobacterium sp. TR2 genome:
- a CDS encoding NAD(P)-dependent alcohol dehydrogenase: MKAVRFFGHKDVRVVNDIEKPVPKGDEVLLKIGGAGVCHSDLHIIDEGTVVGTVFTLGHENAGWIEEIGENVEGYKKGDAVLVYGPWGCGHCKPCQQSKENYCDHQSEQAYGGGLGLDGGMADYMLVPSSRLLVPIFDLDPVIAAPLTDAALTPYSAIKRSLPKLMPDEYVVVIGVGGLGHVALQILREISGAAIIACDVTEDKLAFAKELGAAFAINSKDADAAEQILKITGIKKAKVVLDFVGATSTIDLGTKVVSLDGDLTIVGLGGGHYQYSMNGLPFGVSMTNPYWGSRTELMEVVGLARQKKIHIEIEKHKLDDANEVYERMRQGKIKGRAVLIP, encoded by the coding sequence ATGAAAGCAGTACGTTTTTTTGGGCATAAAGATGTCCGTGTGGTTAATGATATCGAAAAACCTGTTCCTAAAGGTGATGAAGTGTTATTAAAGATTGGCGGTGCTGGTGTCTGCCACTCAGACCTGCATATTATAGATGAAGGAACAGTGGTTGGAACCGTTTTTACGCTAGGACATGAAAATGCTGGATGGATTGAGGAAATTGGTGAAAATGTTGAAGGATATAAAAAAGGAGATGCCGTTTTGGTATACGGTCCTTGGGGATGCGGACACTGCAAGCCTTGCCAGCAATCCAAAGAAAATTATTGCGATCATCAATCTGAGCAGGCTTACGGTGGCGGTTTAGGTTTAGACGGCGGTATGGCCGACTATATGCTGGTGCCATCTTCTAGACTTTTGGTGCCAATATTTGATTTAGACCCAGTTATTGCCGCTCCACTGACAGATGCGGCACTTACGCCATATTCTGCCATAAAGCGTTCTCTTCCTAAATTAATGCCCGACGAATATGTTGTCGTAATTGGTGTTGGAGGATTGGGTCATGTGGCATTGCAAATATTAAGAGAAATAAGCGGCGCAGCCATTATTGCCTGCGATGTTACCGAAGATAAATTGGCTTTTGCCAAAGAACTGGGAGCAGCTTTTGCAATTAATTCTAAAGATGCTGATGCAGCAGAACAGATTTTGAAAATCACAGGAATCAAAAAAGCAAAAGTGGTTCTTGATTTTGTAGGAGCAACTTCAACAATAGATTTAGGCACAAAGGTAGTAAGTCTTGATGGAGATCTTACAATTGTCGGCCTTGGCGGAGGGCACTATCAGTACAGCATGAACGGCTTGCCTTTTGGCGTAAGCATGACCAATCCGTATTGGGGATCTCGAACAGAACTGATGGAAGTTGTGGGTTTGGCAAGACAAAAGAAAATTCATATAGAAATTGAAAAACATAAACTTGATGATGCCAACGAAGTTTATGAAAGAATGAGACAGGGAAAAATAAAAGGCAGAGCTGTTTTAATACCTTAA
- a CDS encoding mechanosensitive ion channel family protein: MMVDAKRLLSFLLFLSVLMITPCKLEAQLLGGAKTTTEEPVKVPDDSLGRRTPQGTVNGFIKAIGDQNYLRASQYFMLSKRSYRKTAERIQIAKTFQQLLDQGGNFSPSSILSSKELGRVDDNLATGIDLVGNISTDKVDIQLYLENQSDDSQPALWLFSAETIEAILAADVSGEKTFLDRVLPKVLIEKKFGNVPIGHWGVVVIMTVVTYLLSRLLIFVFIFLLQKVWKKADSEKGNAIIEAFTLPVQMYLTVILFVAFTQRMGISIIVRQRFSIIIMTIGIVAFLILLWRMTDFVSMFTRSRMTSRGRASAVSAVLFLSRTMKAAIVVIGIIAILGIIGVDVTAGLAALGIGGIALALGAQKTIENFVGSVSLIADQPLRVGDYCRVDDIKGTVESIGMRSTTLRTAARSIVTIPNGQLSASKIENYAHRDRFIFNPILGFRMETTPDQMRYLLVEIKSLLYAHPAVLNSTPIVRFTGITADSLKVEITAYIEAINFETSQEAQEDLLLRMMDIIEKSGTSLAYPSQTLYMARDTPVSSEKSSEITKTVKKWKENNELQLPKFDPKKVEELKDSIQYPAKGSFNPDNQETLL, encoded by the coding sequence ATGATGGTAGATGCTAAACGTTTATTATCTTTTTTACTGTTCTTGTCAGTATTAATGATAACCCCTTGTAAACTAGAAGCACAGCTTTTAGGCGGAGCAAAAACTACGACCGAAGAACCTGTAAAAGTTCCGGATGATTCATTAGGAAGAAGAACGCCTCAGGGAACTGTAAACGGATTTATAAAAGCAATTGGAGATCAGAATTACCTGCGAGCCAGCCAGTATTTTATGCTCAGCAAACGTTCGTATCGCAAAACGGCTGAAAGAATACAAATTGCAAAGACTTTTCAGCAGCTGTTGGATCAGGGCGGTAATTTTTCGCCATCATCAATTTTAAGCAGTAAAGAATTAGGGCGAGTAGACGATAATTTGGCAACAGGCATAGATTTGGTTGGAAATATATCTACAGACAAAGTCGATATACAGCTATATTTAGAAAATCAGTCAGATGACAGCCAGCCTGCTTTGTGGCTTTTTTCTGCTGAAACAATAGAAGCGATTCTGGCGGCAGATGTTAGCGGAGAAAAGACGTTTCTAGACCGGGTATTGCCAAAAGTTTTAATAGAAAAGAAGTTCGGAAATGTTCCTATTGGACATTGGGGAGTAGTGGTTATCATGACTGTTGTTACTTATCTGCTGTCAAGACTGCTTATATTTGTCTTTATATTTTTGCTTCAAAAAGTATGGAAAAAAGCCGATAGCGAGAAAGGAAACGCAATTATTGAAGCTTTCACGCTGCCCGTTCAAATGTATCTTACGGTAATTTTGTTTGTGGCATTTACGCAGCGCATGGGAATCTCGATAATTGTTCGCCAGCGATTTAGCATTATCATAATGACGATTGGCATTGTAGCGTTTTTAATTCTGCTTTGGAGAATGACCGATTTTGTGAGTATGTTTACGCGAAGCAGAATGACTAGTCGCGGACGTGCTTCTGCAGTATCGGCAGTATTGTTTTTAAGCCGTACGATGAAAGCGGCAATTGTTGTAATCGGGATCATTGCAATCTTAGGAATTATAGGAGTAGATGTTACAGCCGGACTTGCCGCACTTGGAATTGGGGGGATTGCATTGGCTCTGGGAGCTCAAAAAACTATAGAAAACTTTGTCGGAAGCGTGAGCCTTATTGCAGACCAGCCGCTGCGTGTTGGAGATTACTGCCGAGTTGATGATATCAAGGGAACTGTAGAATCTATCGGTATGCGTTCTACTACGTTACGTACGGCAGCGCGAAGCATTGTAACCATTCCAAATGGCCAATTATCGGCTAGCAAAATAGAGAATTATGCCCACCGAGATCGTTTTATATTCAATCCGATATTAGGGTTTAGAATGGAAACGACTCCAGACCAGATGCGTTATCTGCTTGTAGAAATAAAATCGCTGCTGTATGCGCATCCAGCTGTTTTAAATTCAACGCCAATAGTCCGTTTTACGGGAATTACTGCAGATTCTTTAAAAGTGGAAATTACAGCTTATATTGAAGCTATAAATTTTGAAACCTCACAAGAAGCTCAGGAAGATCTTTTATTGAGAATGATGGACATTATAGAAAAAAGCGGTACCTCATTGGCTTATCCGTCACAAACATTATACATGGCGCGCGATACACCTGTTTCAAGCGAAAAAAGCAGTGAAATTACCAAAACAGTAAAAAAATGGAAAGAAAATAATGAATTGCAGCTGCCTAAATTTGATCCAAAAAAAGTAGAAGAATTAAAAGATAGCATACAATATCCTGCAAAGGGCAGTTTTAATCCTGATAATCAGGAGACGTTATTGTAA
- a CDS encoding acetolactate synthase small subunit, producing the protein MKKEFTLTIYSEDQIRLIAKLSSMFIRKQIEILSLNISICEIDKMYRHTIVVNETLDTITNLAAQIEKIIEVFKCYYSLNEEIAAVQIVLFKIPTALFMTDAKMEGLLRENDLKVSEIQKDFTILQAAGADEEIEYLTETFNRLGVIEFVKSAKIALIKSPEGFCVDI; encoded by the coding sequence ATGAAAAAAGAATTTACCCTTACCATTTATTCAGAAGATCAGATAAGATTAATCGCTAAGTTAAGCTCAATGTTTATAAGAAAACAAATAGAGATTTTGAGCCTTAATATTTCTATTTGTGAAATTGATAAAATGTACAGACACACTATTGTGGTAAATGAAACATTGGATACGATTACAAATTTAGCGGCGCAGATAGAGAAAATTATAGAAGTTTTTAAATGCTATTACTCGTTAAACGAAGAAATAGCTGCAGTGCAGATCGTATTATTTAAGATTCCAACAGCACTATTTATGACAGATGCAAAAATGGAAGGCCTGCTTCGTGAAAATGATCTTAAAGTTTCAGAGATTCAAAAAGACTTCACCATACTGCAGGCAGCAGGTGCAGATGAGGAAATAGAATATTTAACTGAAACATTTAATCGGTTAGGGGTAATTGAATTTGTAAAGAGCGCCAAAATTGCCTTGATAAAGTCTCCAGAAGGTTTTTGCGTAGATATTTAG
- a CDS encoding murein L,D-transpeptidase catalytic domain family protein, with amino-acid sequence MRVFLVALLFSLSSFTSLNMWDEDDILSEVEFARLTEHVNEIKAFTASNHKYSNKIAFLVDMKIKSGRNRFFVYDLENNQILDQGLVAHGKGSETGIKGDILQFSNAPESNCTSLGRYSVEKPYKGIFGKAFRLAGLDESNNNAMKRAIVLHSYKEVPSDEKEYYIINSHGCPMVNQEFLGRLSKYIESSNSKILLSVYY; translated from the coding sequence ATGAGAGTATTTTTAGTGGCACTCCTTTTTTCCTTAAGTTCTTTCACGTCTTTAAATATGTGGGACGAGGATGATATTTTAAGCGAAGTTGAATTTGCTAGACTTACTGAGCACGTAAATGAGATTAAAGCTTTTACGGCATCAAATCATAAGTATAGCAACAAAATTGCTTTTCTTGTGGATATGAAAATTAAATCGGGAAGAAACCGTTTTTTTGTTTACGATCTAGAGAACAATCAAATTCTTGATCAGGGTTTGGTAGCACACGGAAAAGGTTCTGAAACTGGAATAAAAGGAGACATCTTGCAATTTAGCAATGCTCCAGAATCTAACTGCACTTCGCTAGGAAGATATTCGGTAGAAAAACCATATAAAGGAATATTCGGAAAAGCTTTCAGACTTGCCGGATTAGACGAATCGAATAATAATGCCATGAAACGTGCCATTGTATTGCATTCTTACAAAGAAGTTCCTTCTGATGAAAAAGAATACTATATCATCAATAGTCATGGCTGCCCAATGGTTAATCAAGAATTTTTAGGCAGACTTTCAAAATATATAGAGAGTTCAAACTCTAAAATCTTATTGTCAGTTTACTATTAA